Proteins encoded by one window of Dietzia sp. B32:
- a CDS encoding SPFH domain-containing protein — MGGLVFLAVIVILIASVVASSVKLIPQAEAAVIERLGRYQRTVSGQLALIIPFIDRVRAKVDLRERVVTFPPQSMITEDNLTLSIDTVVYFQVTDPKSAVYEINNYIVAVEQLATTTLRNVVGGLTLEQTLTSRDMINKQLRGVLDSETGRWGLRVARVELRSIDPPPSIQESMEKQMKADREKRAIILTAEGQREAAITTAQGAKQAAILDAEGNKQASILNAEAERQSRMLRAQGERAARYLVAEGQAAAIARVNASIKASRPTPEMLAYQYVQNLPEMAKGDAATMWMIPSQFGDSLENFAKAVAKKDDDGVFRYEPAENDSDAELPSAPDHWFDTSTDPEIARSVAAAEAAAQGASSISDEEPRKAKPKPGVFDMVPESEGGVAPDTTSTEAPGPGTPALGGPQAPAPGQPTGFDRPADQRAGHDAYPLEGDDQPLR, encoded by the coding sequence ATGGGCGGATTAGTCTTCCTTGCCGTCATCGTCATCCTGATCGCCTCGGTGGTGGCGAGCTCGGTGAAGCTCATCCCCCAGGCGGAGGCCGCGGTGATCGAGCGGCTCGGCCGCTACCAGCGCACGGTGAGCGGGCAGCTCGCCCTGATCATCCCCTTCATCGACCGCGTACGCGCGAAGGTCGACCTGCGTGAGCGCGTCGTCACCTTCCCGCCGCAGTCGATGATCACCGAGGACAACCTCACGCTGAGCATCGACACCGTCGTCTACTTCCAGGTCACCGATCCCAAGTCGGCCGTGTACGAGATCAACAACTACATCGTGGCCGTCGAGCAGCTGGCGACCACCACCCTGCGCAACGTGGTCGGCGGGCTCACCCTCGAGCAGACCCTCACCAGCCGCGACATGATCAACAAGCAACTGCGCGGGGTCCTCGACTCCGAGACCGGCCGCTGGGGCCTGCGCGTCGCCCGCGTCGAGCTGCGCTCGATCGATCCGCCGCCCTCCATCCAGGAGTCCATGGAGAAGCAGATGAAGGCGGACCGCGAGAAGCGCGCGATCATCCTCACCGCGGAGGGCCAGCGCGAAGCCGCCATCACCACCGCCCAGGGTGCCAAGCAGGCCGCCATCCTCGATGCCGAGGGCAACAAGCAGGCCTCGATCCTCAACGCCGAGGCCGAGCGTCAGTCCCGCATGCTCCGCGCCCAGGGTGAGCGGGCCGCGCGCTACCTCGTCGCAGAAGGCCAGGCGGCCGCGATCGCGCGCGTCAACGCGTCCATCAAGGCCTCCAGGCCGACGCCGGAGATGCTCGCCTACCAGTACGTCCAGAACCTGCCCGAGATGGCCAAGGGTGACGCCGCCACCATGTGGATGATCCCCTCACAGTTCGGGGATTCGCTCGAGAACTTCGCCAAGGCCGTCGCCAAGAAGGACGACGACGGGGTGTTCCGGTACGAGCCCGCCGAGAATGATTCCGACGCGGAACTTCCCTCCGCCCCCGATCACTGGTTCGACACCTCCACCGACCCGGAGATCGCCCGGTCCGTGGCCGCGGCCGAGGCGGCAGCGCAGGGCGCGTCCTCGATCTCGGATGAGGAACCCCGCAAGGCCAAGCCGAAGCCGGGGGTGTTCGACATGGTGCCGGAGTCGGAGGGCGGCGTGGCCCCCGACACCACCTCGACGGAGGCACCGGGTCCGGGTACCCCCGCGCTCGGTGGGCCCCAGGCCCCGGCACCCGGACAGCCGACAGGTTTCGACCGGCCCGCTGACCAGCGCGCGGGCCACGATGCCTACCCCCTCGAGGGCGACGATCAGCCCCTTCGGTAA
- a CDS encoding NfeD family protein → MHVGLIWLGAAVLLAAGEAAGGELFMLMLAAGALGGSAAAFLGAPIWGQALAFALVSVILVVGVRPIVRRRLLAALPEHDTNTAALTGRGGTVVEAIGAKGGLVEIAGDTWTARPLIEGETFEAGDKVLVHQIEGATAIVMRGI, encoded by the coding sequence ATGCATGTGGGACTGATCTGGCTCGGCGCAGCGGTGCTGCTCGCCGCCGGAGAAGCAGCAGGGGGCGAGCTGTTCATGCTCATGCTCGCCGCCGGCGCCCTCGGCGGTTCGGCCGCCGCGTTCCTGGGCGCACCGATCTGGGGTCAGGCCCTGGCGTTCGCTCTCGTGTCCGTGATCCTCGTCGTGGGGGTCCGCCCCATCGTCCGTCGGCGGCTGCTCGCAGCGTTGCCCGAGCACGACACCAACACCGCCGCGCTCACCGGGCGGGGCGGCACGGTGGTCGAGGCGATCGGCGCGAAGGGTGGCCTGGTCGAGATCGCGGGTGACACCTGGACCGCGCGGCCGCTCATCGAGGGCGAGACGTTCGAGGCGGGCGACAAGGTCCTCGTGCACCAGATAGAGGGCGCCACGGCCATCGTCATGCGTGGCATCTAG
- a CDS encoding MMPL family transporter, translated as MLVVVILVSGAVFAFASSEGSSEGPQTLPDDSEAALVSQIQREFPGSESVPAVLVVTREDGGELGPEGIAAAVGAGERMSEVVGAPAQGPIPSEDDAAALMLVPVDAQLLSGGEAGELVGDMRDAVAGGLDEGVNAQLTGGPGFAADTAAAFEGADFRLLAATALVVAVLLIVTYRSPVLWLVPLIIIGVADRVAALLVSRVGEALDITVDASTSGIVSVLVFGAGTNYALLLVSRYREELRKTRDRRTALRDAYRGAVPAIIASNVTVVLALLTLLLATLPNYRSLGASAAVGLLVALVYALVALPAALAVCGRGLFWPFIPRPGEKAGKHESGSAPVTPENFDEDIPPGVWGRIAARVVRRPVTFLVACVLLLAVLSLGLIGTRIGLSQTEQFRTASESAAGLETAAQHFPAGVTDPVTVLTRTGTEGEVVEAVRDVEGVVSAQPAGESGTGWSRVTVVLDAAPATDRSEDSVVALREVVDTVPGSEAIVGGSVAEAVDTSQGNLRDLTLIAPLILLVVFVVLVLVLRAVVAPLLVMTATVLSSLAALGLGTFVTTQILGFPGLDVSVPLYSFLFLVALGVDYSIFLTIRAREEAGTHATREAMVRAVALTGGVITSAGIVLASVFVVLGVLPLIVLTQVGVIVALGVLLDTFVVRTLVVPALFTLVGDKVWWPGDPRGKARRGGDADTASVDPASVDPESDGPASARAASDGTARRTGTGQNGPDTTTEEIRS; from the coding sequence ATGCTCGTGGTCGTCATCCTCGTGAGTGGCGCGGTCTTCGCGTTCGCCTCGTCCGAGGGGTCGTCGGAGGGACCGCAGACACTCCCGGACGATTCCGAGGCCGCCCTCGTCTCCCAGATCCAACGTGAGTTCCCCGGCTCCGAGTCCGTCCCGGCCGTCCTCGTCGTGACGCGCGAGGACGGCGGTGAGCTGGGCCCCGAGGGCATCGCCGCGGCCGTCGGCGCCGGCGAACGGATGTCCGAGGTCGTGGGCGCGCCCGCGCAGGGGCCGATCCCGTCCGAGGACGACGCCGCCGCACTCATGCTGGTCCCCGTCGACGCCCAGCTCCTCTCGGGGGGCGAGGCCGGCGAACTCGTGGGCGACATGCGTGACGCCGTCGCGGGCGGTCTCGACGAGGGTGTGAACGCCCAGCTCACCGGTGGGCCGGGGTTCGCCGCCGACACCGCCGCCGCGTTCGAGGGCGCCGACTTCCGCCTCCTGGCGGCCACCGCTCTGGTCGTCGCCGTGTTGCTCATCGTCACCTACCGCTCGCCGGTGCTGTGGCTCGTCCCGCTGATCATCATCGGTGTCGCGGACCGCGTCGCGGCCCTGCTGGTCTCCCGGGTCGGCGAGGCCCTCGACATCACCGTCGACGCCTCCACCTCCGGCATCGTCTCCGTCCTCGTCTTCGGCGCCGGCACCAACTACGCCCTGCTCCTCGTGTCCCGCTACCGGGAGGAACTGCGCAAGACTCGCGACCGGCGGACCGCTCTGCGCGACGCGTACCGGGGCGCCGTCCCCGCCATCATCGCCAGCAACGTCACGGTCGTCCTCGCACTGCTCACCCTGCTGCTGGCGACCCTGCCCAACTACCGCTCGCTCGGTGCCTCCGCGGCCGTGGGCCTGCTCGTCGCACTGGTCTACGCGCTCGTGGCCCTCCCCGCGGCCCTGGCCGTGTGTGGCCGCGGCCTGTTCTGGCCGTTCATCCCCCGCCCGGGCGAGAAGGCCGGCAAGCATGAGAGCGGGTCCGCCCCCGTGACCCCGGAGAATTTCGACGAGGACATCCCGCCGGGCGTGTGGGGCCGCATCGCCGCGCGCGTCGTCAGGCGCCCCGTGACGTTCCTGGTCGCCTGTGTCCTCCTCCTGGCCGTACTGTCCCTCGGACTCATCGGAACCCGCATCGGACTGAGCCAGACCGAGCAGTTCCGCACCGCGTCCGAGTCGGCCGCCGGACTGGAGACCGCCGCCCAGCACTTCCCGGCCGGCGTCACCGATCCGGTCACGGTCCTCACCCGTACCGGCACCGAGGGTGAGGTCGTCGAGGCGGTCCGGGACGTCGAGGGAGTCGTGTCCGCCCAGCCGGCGGGCGAGTCCGGCACCGGCTGGAGCCGCGTCACCGTGGTCCTCGATGCCGCGCCCGCGACCGATCGTTCCGAGGACAGCGTCGTCGCACTGCGCGAGGTCGTCGACACGGTCCCCGGTTCCGAGGCGATCGTCGGCGGGTCGGTGGCCGAGGCCGTGGACACCTCCCAGGGCAATCTCCGCGACCTCACCCTGATCGCCCCGCTCATCCTGCTCGTGGTGTTCGTCGTGCTGGTGCTGGTCCTGCGGGCGGTCGTCGCACCGCTGCTGGTGATGACCGCCACCGTGCTGTCGTCGCTGGCCGCTCTGGGGCTCGGCACCTTCGTCACCACCCAGATCCTGGGCTTCCCGGGCCTGGACGTGTCCGTTCCGCTCTACAGCTTCCTGTTCCTGGTCGCGCTGGGCGTGGACTACTCGATCTTCCTCACCATCCGGGCGCGGGAGGAGGCAGGCACCCACGCCACACGGGAGGCGATGGTCCGCGCCGTCGCTCTGACGGGCGGCGTCATCACCTCCGCCGGTATCGTGCTCGCCTCGGTGTTCGTGGTGCTCGGCGTCCTGCCGCTCATCGTCCTCACCCAGGTCGGCGTGATCGTCGCCCTCGGCGTGTTGCTCGACACCTTCGTCGTGCGCACCCTGGTCGTGCCCGCCCTGTTCACCCTCGTGGGGGACAAGGTGTGGTGGCCGGGCGATCCGCGCGGCAAGGCCCGCCGTGGCGGCGACGCCGACACCGCGTCCGTCGACCCGGCATCCGTCGACCCGGAATCCGACGGCCCGGCATCCGCTCGCGCTGCATCCGACGGCACCGCCCGCCGCACCGGGACCGGTCAGAACGGTCCCGACACCACCACCGAGGAGATCCGCTCATGA
- a CDS encoding TetR/AcrR family transcriptional regulator codes for MTRNSGRGDDRTPDAEDVRLIETASAVFAERGIKGTSTDDIARAAGVTRVTLYRRLGPRDSILRAIYAHEAQRLMMTVNSRYTPFESLQWDPVRHIEDLLVGTVFDIRQNELLRRLIEVDKVEAMALLAGQSDTVLDPITEMVAHFVRNTWNADVHTRQMDDEECEQLSREVAGVVGRFLHSLVVMPDGPPAVDTEEQIRALARRVLVPMILQR; via the coding sequence GTGACCCGTAACAGCGGCCGAGGTGACGACCGCACGCCCGACGCCGAGGACGTGCGGCTGATCGAGACGGCGTCCGCGGTCTTCGCCGAGCGCGGCATCAAGGGCACGAGCACCGACGACATCGCCCGTGCCGCCGGGGTCACCCGCGTGACCCTCTATCGCCGACTGGGGCCGCGCGACAGCATCCTGCGGGCGATCTACGCGCACGAGGCGCAGCGTCTGATGATGACCGTGAACTCGCGTTACACACCGTTCGAATCCCTGCAGTGGGACCCGGTGCGGCACATCGAGGACCTCCTCGTGGGCACCGTGTTCGACATCCGGCAGAACGAGTTGCTGCGTCGGCTCATCGAGGTCGACAAGGTCGAGGCGATGGCGCTGCTCGCGGGCCAGTCCGACACGGTCCTGGATCCGATCACCGAGATGGTCGCGCACTTCGTCCGCAACACGTGGAACGCGGACGTGCACACACGGCAGATGGACGACGAGGAGTGCGAGCAGCTGTCCCGTGAGGTCGCCGGCGTCGTGGGGCGATTCCTGCACTCACTGGTCGTGATGCCGGACGGCCCACCCGCGGTCGACACGGAGGAGCAGATCCGGGCGCTGGCACGCCGGGTGCTCGTCCCGATGATCCTGCAGCGCTGA
- a CDS encoding TIGR01777 family oxidoreductase, producing MSIDLTCTIPVSPGEAWRYFSSPGAFLRLSPPFMPLRPVEQADSLRDGVAVLEPRTALPGPLGVRFGPRWHAQHDAAGFVEGERFVDRCVSQPYAAATGWVHTHTVTATPDGDARIGDRVDARVPGRMLSPVFAYRYRQMAADLDSLTRYGSRTLTVAISGASGLVGTALAALLGVAGHRVITLVRGEPRGADERHWDTSEPAADLLDDVDVLVHLAGAPIAGRFTDRHLALVRDSRVGPTRRLAELVAARGGATTLVSASAIGYYGADRAGERLVEDSDPGTGPVADIVIDWERACEPARLAGARVVNVRTGIVLSGAGGMLPPLAAITRSGLGGRLGSGRQWMSWISLDDLTDIYLRAIVDPEMSGPVNAVAPGPVSNSEFTRVLGSVLHRPTIVPVPGWAPALLLGGRGSDELALADQRILPRALTGVGHHFRHPVLADALAHELGAEELPAEL from the coding sequence ATGAGTATCGATCTCACCTGCACGATCCCCGTCAGCCCCGGCGAGGCGTGGCGGTACTTCTCCTCGCCGGGAGCGTTCCTCCGGCTCTCGCCGCCGTTCATGCCGCTGCGACCGGTCGAGCAGGCCGACTCCCTGCGGGATGGCGTGGCGGTCCTCGAGCCGAGGACCGCGCTGCCGGGCCCGCTCGGGGTGCGGTTCGGTCCCCGCTGGCACGCGCAGCACGACGCCGCGGGCTTCGTCGAGGGGGAGCGGTTCGTCGACCGCTGCGTCTCGCAGCCGTACGCCGCGGCGACCGGGTGGGTCCACACCCACACGGTGACGGCCACACCGGACGGCGACGCCCGAATCGGGGACAGGGTCGACGCCCGGGTGCCCGGCAGGATGCTCTCCCCGGTGTTCGCCTATCGCTACCGGCAGATGGCCGCCGACCTCGACAGTCTCACCCGGTACGGCAGCCGGACACTGACCGTCGCCATCAGCGGCGCGTCCGGACTCGTGGGCACCGCACTCGCCGCCCTGCTCGGGGTCGCCGGACACCGGGTCATCACCCTCGTCCGCGGCGAACCCCGGGGAGCGGATGAGCGGCACTGGGACACCTCGGAGCCGGCGGCTGACCTCCTCGACGACGTCGACGTCCTGGTGCACCTCGCCGGGGCTCCCATAGCGGGTCGCTTCACCGACCGGCACCTCGCGCTCGTCCGTGACAGTCGGGTGGGCCCCACCCGCCGCCTCGCCGAACTGGTCGCCGCCCGTGGCGGGGCCACCACCCTCGTGTCCGCCTCCGCGATCGGTTACTACGGCGCCGACCGGGCCGGTGAGCGGCTGGTCGAGGACTCCGATCCCGGCACCGGGCCGGTCGCCGACATCGTCATCGACTGGGAACGCGCCTGTGAGCCCGCCCGGCTCGCCGGTGCCAGGGTGGTGAACGTCCGCACCGGCATCGTGCTGTCCGGTGCGGGCGGGATGCTCCCGCCGCTGGCCGCGATCACCCGGTCGGGTCTCGGCGGTCGACTCGGGTCGGGTCGGCAGTGGATGTCCTGGATCTCGCTCGACGACCTCACCGACATCTACCTGCGCGCGATCGTCGACCCCGAGATGTCGGGGCCGGTCAACGCCGTCGCCCCGGGCCCGGTGTCCAACTCGGAGTTCACCCGCGTGCTCGGGTCGGTCCTACATCGTCCGACCATCGTGCCCGTCCCCGGGTGGGCCCCTGCGCTCCTACTGGGCGGGAGGGGCTCAGATGAGCTCGCCCTGGCGGATCAGCGGATCCTGCCCCGGGCGCTCACCGGTGTCGGCCACCACTTCCGACATCCGGTCCTCGCGGACGCGCTGGCCCACGAACTGGGCGCAGAGGAACTCCCGGCAGAGCTGTAG
- a CDS encoding alpha/beta fold hydrolase, producing the protein MPTFQRGHTTIAYTDTGAPAGREDAPVVFFAHGLLFSGWMFQHQIAHLRGRYRCVTIDFRGQGNSPRAMGGYDMDTLAVDVAELLRHLQIPVVNFVGLSMGGFVGMRLAARNPEIVHTLTLMDTAATAEEPANRSKYKTLSKVYRVAGMKPLRARVAPIMLAERNLDAPWVQEWMAQLERTDRAGLVKAIESVADRDPCEDEAIRIIAPTLVVVGSEDAATPPDKARRVTELIAGSRYHEIPGAGHSPSMERPDEVNTILEAFLSEYDV; encoded by the coding sequence ATGCCCACCTTCCAGCGCGGCCACACGACGATCGCCTACACGGACACCGGCGCCCCGGCGGGCCGCGAGGACGCCCCGGTGGTGTTCTTCGCCCACGGGCTGCTGTTCTCGGGCTGGATGTTCCAGCACCAGATCGCCCACCTGCGGGGGAGGTACCGGTGCGTGACGATCGATTTCCGCGGTCAGGGCAACTCCCCGCGGGCGATGGGCGGCTACGACATGGACACCCTCGCGGTGGACGTGGCCGAACTCCTCCGGCATCTGCAGATCCCGGTGGTGAACTTCGTGGGCCTGTCGATGGGCGGGTTCGTCGGAATGCGGCTGGCGGCCCGTAACCCAGAGATCGTGCACACCCTTACCCTCATGGACACCGCGGCCACCGCGGAGGAGCCGGCCAACCGCAGCAAGTACAAGACGCTGTCCAAGGTGTACCGCGTGGCCGGGATGAAGCCCCTGCGCGCCCGGGTGGCGCCCATCATGCTCGCCGAGCGCAATCTCGACGCCCCCTGGGTGCAGGAGTGGATGGCCCAGCTCGAGCGCACCGACCGTGCGGGGCTGGTCAAGGCCATCGAGTCGGTCGCCGACCGTGACCCGTGTGAGGACGAGGCCATCCGCATCATCGCCCCGACGCTGGTCGTGGTGGGCAGCGAGGACGCGGCCACGCCTCCGGACAAGGCCAGGCGGGTCACCGAGCTGATCGCGGGCTCGAGGTACCACGAGATCCCCGGTGCGGGACACTCGCCCAGTATGGAACGCCCGGATGAGGTCAACACCATCCTCGAGGCGTTCCTCTCCGAATACGATGTGTGA
- a CDS encoding lipocalin family protein gives MRALATAVVVAPLLAAGLGAAPVAGAQDVTDGGRLGGGSSQLLPDGVAIGSLGGPELTQVESVDLERYKGEWYQVAALPQPYTLQCTNDTKAEYAVTAPGTVSVRNTCGSAISSDSVIEGEAKVRDTATNASLRVNFPMVPFQDENGPVNYRITYLADDYSLAIVGDPTRSSGFVLSRQPALSAEQWSTVRGVIENRGWWSCAFLTVPMAGGRGDVTPLCLLP, from the coding sequence CTGCGGGCACTGGCGACGGCCGTGGTCGTCGCCCCGCTCCTCGCGGCAGGCCTGGGCGCCGCCCCGGTGGCCGGCGCACAGGACGTCACCGATGGCGGTCGCCTCGGTGGTGGCTCCTCGCAGCTCCTGCCGGACGGCGTCGCCATCGGCTCCCTCGGGGGTCCCGAGCTCACCCAGGTCGAGTCCGTCGACCTCGAGCGGTACAAGGGCGAGTGGTACCAGGTCGCCGCCCTCCCGCAGCCCTACACGCTGCAGTGCACCAACGACACCAAGGCCGAGTACGCGGTCACCGCCCCCGGTACCGTCTCGGTGCGCAACACCTGCGGCTCCGCCATCAGCTCGGACTCGGTGATCGAGGGAGAGGCGAAGGTGCGGGACACCGCCACCAACGCATCGCTGCGCGTGAACTTCCCGATGGTGCCGTTCCAGGACGAGAACGGTCCCGTCAACTACCGGATCACCTACCTCGCCGACGACTACTCGCTCGCCATCGTGGGTGATCCCACCCGGTCATCCGGGTTCGTGCTCAGCCGGCAGCCCGCGCTCAGCGCGGAGCAGTGGTCCACCGTGCGCGGCGTGATCGAGAACCGCGGCTGGTGGTCGTGCGCCTTCCTCACCGTTCCGATGGCGGGCGGGCGCGGCGACGTGACGCCGCTCTGCCTGCTGCCCTGA
- a CDS encoding cation diffusion facilitator family transporter yields the protein MSTLKKFAWLSVATAIVTILLKIGAWWVTGSVGLLSDAAESVVNLVAAVIALGAITVAERPADDDHQYGHSKAEYFSAGVEGAMIFVAAAFILVVSVERLINPEPLEALGLGLAISVVAAVINGVVGVALVRAGTRHRSPTLKADGKHLITDVVTSVGVVAGLALAWATGWDVLDPLVAIGVGLNILFIGYRLVHESGMGLMDATLPDQDNRVIEEVLDRHREPGRVDFHELRTRESGKWRFVEFHALVPGQWSVERGHDLVEAVEQEIHAALPNSHITTHLEPIEDERAYNDVHL from the coding sequence GTGTCGACTCTGAAGAAGTTCGCGTGGCTGTCCGTGGCCACGGCGATCGTGACCATCCTGCTCAAGATCGGGGCCTGGTGGGTCACCGGATCGGTCGGCCTGTTGTCCGACGCCGCGGAGTCGGTGGTCAACCTCGTGGCGGCGGTCATCGCTCTCGGTGCCATCACCGTCGCGGAGCGCCCGGCCGACGACGACCACCAGTACGGCCACTCCAAGGCCGAGTACTTCTCCGCAGGTGTCGAGGGCGCCATGATCTTCGTCGCGGCGGCGTTCATCCTCGTGGTCAGCGTCGAGCGGCTGATCAACCCCGAACCTCTGGAGGCGCTTGGTCTGGGCCTCGCCATCTCGGTCGTCGCCGCCGTGATCAACGGCGTGGTGGGTGTGGCGCTCGTGCGGGCCGGGACCCGCCACAGGTCTCCCACTCTCAAGGCCGACGGCAAGCACCTCATCACCGACGTCGTCACCTCGGTCGGGGTCGTCGCCGGACTGGCCCTGGCCTGGGCCACCGGCTGGGACGTGCTCGACCCCCTAGTCGCGATCGGCGTGGGCCTGAACATCCTGTTCATCGGCTACCGACTGGTGCATGAATCGGGCATGGGGTTGATGGACGCCACGCTTCCCGACCAGGACAACCGGGTGATCGAGGAGGTGCTCGACCGTCACCGCGAACCCGGCCGGGTCGACTTCCACGAGCTGCGGACCAGGGAGTCGGGCAAGTGGCGTTTCGTGGAGTTCCACGCGCTCGTGCCCGGGCAGTGGAGCGTCGAACGCGGGCACGATCTGGTGGAGGCCGTGGAGCAGGAGATCCACGCGGCCCTGCCGAACTCGCACATCACCACCCATCTCGAGCCCATCGAGGACGAACGCGCGTACAACGACGTGCACCTGTGA
- a CDS encoding phosphotransferase family protein, giving the protein MSARDGAPAGDDAPRDTEAALRRRVPGTDAVRSEDAFDVEAVAAWLRSIAPDDPTVLAGVNLGDDDEPVIPEVRQYTGGASNLTYLLRYPGADLVLRRPPAGTKARGAHDMKREYRVQSALRPVYPLVPRMVGFCGDHSVIGSDFYVMERMEGTILRKELPRELLMDRVTTRHLAEAAVDALADLHSVDVGAAGLGDLDRGEGYVRRQVEGWSARYRRARTPDVPDFAPVMKWLRANQPDDVGHCLVHNDFRFDNLVLDPEDVTHVIGVLDWEMGGVGDPLMDLGGALAYWVQDDDGPLFKAFRRQPTHAPGMLTRQQVVARYARRAGLEITEEQWRFYEVFGLFRLAVIAQQINHRYFHGQTTNPAFRAFRPGVAFLEQRCLRIIRTGDGRLTPTRVSPRDLVPELLGVPRVVLPLLAGGVHDVRGKVTGLLGGLPVIGDLPVIGGRPTGTSGGGR; this is encoded by the coding sequence ATGAGCGCCCGCGACGGCGCGCCCGCCGGGGACGACGCCCCCCGCGACACCGAGGCCGCCCTGCGGCGCCGCGTCCCCGGAACAGACGCGGTGCGCAGCGAGGACGCGTTCGACGTCGAGGCGGTGGCCGCGTGGTTGCGGTCGATCGCGCCCGACGACCCCACCGTGCTGGCGGGCGTGAACCTCGGCGACGACGACGAGCCGGTCATCCCGGAGGTGCGGCAGTACACCGGTGGCGCGTCCAACCTCACCTACCTGCTGCGCTACCCGGGCGCGGACCTCGTCCTGCGCCGCCCGCCGGCCGGGACCAAGGCCCGCGGTGCCCACGACATGAAGCGCGAGTACCGCGTCCAGTCGGCACTGCGGCCGGTGTACCCGCTGGTACCGCGGATGGTCGGGTTCTGCGGCGACCACTCGGTGATCGGCTCGGACTTCTACGTGATGGAGCGGATGGAGGGCACCATCCTGCGCAAGGAGCTGCCCCGCGAGCTGCTCATGGACCGGGTCACCACCCGGCACCTCGCCGAGGCGGCCGTCGACGCGCTCGCCGACCTCCACTCGGTGGACGTCGGGGCTGCGGGCCTGGGCGATCTCGACCGCGGTGAGGGGTACGTGCGCCGCCAGGTCGAGGGGTGGTCCGCTCGCTACCGGCGCGCCCGCACCCCGGACGTGCCCGACTTCGCGCCGGTGATGAAGTGGCTCCGCGCCAATCAGCCCGACGACGTGGGGCACTGTCTGGTGCACAACGACTTCCGCTTCGACAACCTCGTGCTGGATCCCGAGGACGTCACCCACGTCATCGGCGTCCTGGACTGGGAGATGGGAGGCGTCGGCGACCCGCTCATGGACCTCGGCGGCGCGCTGGCCTACTGGGTGCAGGACGACGACGGCCCGCTGTTCAAGGCGTTCCGCCGCCAGCCCACCCACGCGCCCGGGATGCTCACCCGCCAGCAGGTCGTCGCGCGGTACGCCCGCCGGGCCGGTCTGGAGATCACCGAGGAGCAGTGGCGCTTCTACGAGGTGTTCGGTCTGTTCCGTCTGGCGGTGATCGCCCAGCAGATCAACCACCGCTACTTCCACGGGCAGACCACCAACCCGGCGTTCCGCGCCTTCCGACCCGGAGTGGCGTTCCTCGAACAACGGTGCCTGCGCATCATCCGCACGGGCGACGGCCGCCTCACACCGACCCGGGTCTCCCCGCGTGACCTGGTCCCGGAACTGCTCGGCGTCCCCCGGGTCGTGCTCCCGTTGCTCGCCGGGGGCGTCCACGACGTCCGGGGCAAGGTGACGGGTCTGCTCGGAGGCCTGCCGGTGATCGGCGATCTCCCCGTGATCGGTGGGCGACCGACCGGCACGTCGGGCGGTGGTCGCTGA
- a CDS encoding histidine phosphatase family protein, with protein MGAIHLVRHGQASFGSGDYDRLSETGHLQARLAGEDMACRGLRPDVIIHGGLRRQRETAEGLLDGLRAHSDRDVAVEVDERWAEYDADAVLEAARVAGLTADHGTLDSAGSSDEAKQAFQRQLDAALGHWAGLEAFAEYRRDADSALADAAARSGTGRTTVVVSSAGTISLAVAGLLADPEGVVGLWTRLQRVTVNTGTARVVVGRGGMTCIAVNEHQHLERAAGPGHPRRLVTLR; from the coding sequence ATGGGTGCCATCCACCTCGTCCGCCACGGTCAGGCCTCGTTCGGCAGCGGCGACTACGACCGGTTGTCCGAGACCGGTCATCTGCAGGCGCGCCTGGCGGGCGAGGACATGGCCTGCCGCGGCCTGCGCCCCGATGTGATCATCCACGGCGGCCTGCGTCGGCAACGCGAGACCGCGGAGGGCCTGCTCGACGGCCTGCGCGCCCACAGCGACCGGGACGTGGCCGTGGAGGTCGACGAGCGCTGGGCCGAGTATGACGCCGACGCGGTGCTCGAGGCGGCGCGCGTGGCCGGCCTGACGGCCGACCACGGGACCCTCGACTCGGCCGGGTCCTCCGACGAGGCCAAGCAGGCGTTCCAGCGGCAACTCGACGCCGCCCTCGGACACTGGGCGGGACTCGAGGCGTTCGCCGAGTACCGACGCGACGCCGACTCCGCACTGGCCGACGCCGCCGCCAGGTCCGGGACCGGCCGGACGACCGTCGTGGTCTCCTCCGCCGGCACCATCTCCCTGGCGGTCGCGGGTCTGCTGGCCGACCCGGAGGGGGTCGTCGGGTTGTGGACCCGGCTGCAGCGCGTCACGGTGAACACCGGGACCGCCCGGGTCGTGGTGGGCCGGGGCGGGATGACGTGCATCGCGGTCAACGAGCACCAGCACCTCGAGCGTGCAGCCGGCCCCGGGCACCCGCGCCGACTGGTCACCCTCAGGTGA